One genomic window of Dermacentor andersoni chromosome 8, qqDerAnde1_hic_scaffold, whole genome shotgun sequence includes the following:
- the LOC129383383 gene encoding uncharacterized protein isoform X1: MAVDVSRLPPTVSSCLVLLLLGAALGRDGRGRDRYAHEPRRPREGPPPSEYGHGTIQTPYECPWFTEALSYCSNERLDKRRFEPIMERMDNASYSRELLLCMTQRSVEAPDGIFCTDRESLWILMSCVEAGLAKHSGAPQEETRPLLNEIRRCLQAIHQEKMNMRGSKRRAHHRYVPRLRRPYSFALKKER, from the exons ATGGCTGTCGATGTCTCGAGACTGCCGCCGACCGTATCGTCGTGCCTCGTGCTACTCCTGCTCGGAGCAGCCCTCGGGCGAGACGGTCGAGGTCGGGACCGATATGCCCACGAACCGAGAAGGCCGCGCGAAGGGCCACCACCGAGCGAATACGGGCATGGGACGATTCAAACTCCCTATGAATGTCCGTGGT tcacTGAGGCGTTGAGCTACTGCTCGAATGAACGACTGGATAAGCGGCGGTTTGAACCCATCATGGAGAGA ATGGACAATGCCAGTTATTCCAGGGAGCTCCTTCTCTGCATGACCCAAAGATCTGTTGAAGCACCGGATGGAATCTTCTGCACAGACAGAGAGTCC CTGTGGATCTTGATGTCTTGTGTAGAAGCCGGCCTCGCCAAGCACAGC GGGGCTCCGCAAGAAGAAACCAGACCACTTCTCAATGAAATAAGG AGATGCTTGCAGGCCATTCATCAAGAGAAAATGAATATGCGAGGAAGCAAGAGAAGGGCGCACCATCGCTACGTCCCGCGACTTCGCCGACCGTATTCATTCGCTCTGAAGAAAGAACGATAA
- the LOC129383383 gene encoding uncharacterized protein isoform X2, producing the protein MAVDVSRLPPTVSSCLVLLLLGAALGRDGRGRDRYAHEPRRPREGPPPSEYGHGTIQTPYECPWFTEALSYCSNERLDKRRFEPIMERMDNASYSRELLLCMTQRSVEAPDGIFCTDRESGAPQEETRPLLNEIRRCLQAIHQEKMNMRGSKRRAHHRYVPRLRRPYSFALKKER; encoded by the exons ATGGCTGTCGATGTCTCGAGACTGCCGCCGACCGTATCGTCGTGCCTCGTGCTACTCCTGCTCGGAGCAGCCCTCGGGCGAGACGGTCGAGGTCGGGACCGATATGCCCACGAACCGAGAAGGCCGCGCGAAGGGCCACCACCGAGCGAATACGGGCATGGGACGATTCAAACTCCCTATGAATGTCCGTGGT tcacTGAGGCGTTGAGCTACTGCTCGAATGAACGACTGGATAAGCGGCGGTTTGAACCCATCATGGAGAGA ATGGACAATGCCAGTTATTCCAGGGAGCTCCTTCTCTGCATGACCCAAAGATCTGTTGAAGCACCGGATGGAATCTTCTGCACAGACAGAGAGTCC GGGGCTCCGCAAGAAGAAACCAGACCACTTCTCAATGAAATAAGG AGATGCTTGCAGGCCATTCATCAAGAGAAAATGAATATGCGAGGAAGCAAGAGAAGGGCGCACCATCGCTACGTCCCGCGACTTCGCCGACCGTATTCATTCGCTCTGAAGAAAGAACGATAA